GCCATGTATCTTCACCAACCCAAGGTTACCATGCTTACTCTGTTGCTGCCTGAGCTCAAGGACTTTGAGCACTGCCTTGTAGCCATGTGCTGCTGGCTGCTGTGCCTCAGGAGCAGTTTCGCAGTACATCTCATAAAGTACATCGAGCGTGTTGGTACCTATCAGCATGAGTGAGTCAGAAGCAGCATGAACATCTGGAACCACCAAGGCGAGTGTTGGCACCTCGATTTCCACTCCCACGAAGTCTTTGGGGAAGGTGACACTCAGCTCAATGTATCCAAGGTAAGGTACACACTGACCATTGGCTCCCTGAACTTCAAGTAAGTCGAACAGTGGTTTGAGTTCATGTCCAGAAAGGTGTTGCTGATAGAAGGACTGAGGGACCGTGGTAACTTGGGAGCCTGTGTCCAATAAGGAGATTGTGGAGCTCCCCTCCACTTCCACTCGTGCTGTGCTCTTTGTACCTACTAAGCCTTTAGGTAGCTTGAAGGGACGACTTCTTGTATAAGACTGTTTTAGCATGACACGTTGCTTGGGTTCAGTGGGACATGGTTGACCAATATCAGTTCTTGTCTGTCCCTCGACAGGAACTGAACTCAGTTTAAAGGGAAAGTAGGGGTGTTCTGTGCTTCCCACAACTGCTGTCGTCTCAGTTCTTTCCGTTTTGCTGCTACCAAAGCAGGATTGGCATCAGACTCACAAGTGGCAACGACGTGCCCATCCTCCCCACAGCGAAAGCAGTACCAAGGCTTTGGCCTGGAAGTTGCACCCTTGTGAGAAGTTAAGTTGGTTTCTGTGGTTGCATGGTCaggtttttgtgttttcaccACTTTTGAAGTTTCTCTCTTGGGAGGCActgtccttttctttttcatgaagGATGTTAGCTGACTTTTTAAGTCTGCAACTTGTTTCCTTAGCTCATTTATGCTGCTAGTGTCAGGCTCAGCTTGGGTCTCACCACAGTTACACACAGTTTGCACGTGGGACACAGCTTTCTGCTTCGTGGTGCCCAAGTGTTGTTTCATTCTCATGGCCTTGGCTTCCTGCCTCTCTTCCTCAGTACGTAAAAGCATTAAGAGTTCAGCGAATGATGGGGGGTTCTGTTTTTTATGTTCTAGGCAGAGATCTTTAAGCAGAACGTTGTCCCAACAGCCCCTGCAGAACTGTCGAAGTAGGTGACTGTCCACGTCCTGTGCTGGGACACCTCCTCTGCGCACAGCTTTGCACAGGGAAACTTGAAGACGCTGCAGGTAGGAAGACGGGTTTTCTCCAGAGTCCTGGAACGTGTTCATGAACCTTAGAAACAGTTCCTCCACCTCTTCAACGGTGGCAAATGCAGAGTCTAACATTTGCAGATAAGCCGTAGGGGGTGCTTCAGGACCAAGATGTCTAACAACATCAGAAGCTGGGATGAGAAGACTCTCAAGgattttccttgttttctcaagatcagaaatggaaaaatctTTCATCATTAAATCTACATGAGACCGCCAAGCGTCGTAATCAACCTCACTGTATGGTCTAGGGATTTTCCCAGAGAAAGCTCTCAACCTCAGAGTGGAATGAGAGTGTGATGGTTTGTCTTCGCTCCTTACAATGTGCTCCACCACTATTTTTTGCACCTCAAGTGGGTTGAGTTCACTGGGGCTCAGAGTCATGGGTGTCTTTGAGTTAAATGAGGGAGCAGTTTTCCTCTGATTAACATCCAAGAGATCAAGCTGTCAAGGGGAAACATCAACCAGCTGTTGTGATGGAACGTCATGCTGGCTGGTCTCTGCAGCCTGCTCAACTTCCTGTAGGTGTTGGAGGGAAGTAGGATCCTCACTGGATCCAGCACCCTCAATAGACTCCTCTATTTGGGACATTACCTCCTTCAAAACCTCCTCTAAATCCTTTCCACTGAGCTTGGCTATTTCTTTGAGCTTGTCAAGGTAAGTTTGTGTGACATTACTGCCTACTTGTTGTGTGTAGACACTTGCAAGGGCTCGAACATAGTAGGTGATATCAGGACTGTCTGGGAATGGGTGAGTGTAAGGCAAAAGAGGTTCTAATGCTTGTACAGCAGTGCCGTGGTTATACTCTACTATCATGTTTGTATGAAACTCTGTAGTTGGGTCATCTATCTTTACAGTCCTACTGATTGAAccatattttttcaaaaagtcaaaaatgttttcatcttTCTCGGATCCTGTCAACCCACTCACTAGAACTGCATTTGGGACCATGATGCTCAATTTATCAATAATATCCATTTTCTAGTAGTGTGTCGAATTATCATGCAGTAAACAAAAGCAGTTAGTTCCAGGTAATTGTTTGGCAATGAACTAGGCTCCTGGCTGGCTCGCCAAATTTTATGTAACCGTTTAGGGGTGGGAAACAGAAATGGATTActctataaaatgattaattatgGCCAGTGGGATCAGAAGTTCTATGTTCGACTACGGAGCCCAGGATTAACCAAACAATACGCCAGGAATGATTCAAACACAGTtatgctttctttgagaaacaaAATCGCTTCCCTTTATTACATGTGTGGGAAGGATAGCAAAACATATAAAaattaaacactttaaaattACACAAATCTTACCCGGGtaagtagaaaaataaaaaatgtaaacaaaactcACAGCTGTGATTTAAAGTTCGGAATTTCCCCCCCGTTCTGAGTCACTTCAATTCTGTTTCAGTTCCAGTTCAGTTCGGTCCACTGTGGAAGTGGAGAGAGTTTGTCCTACCGCACAGTTGGtggtgggtgcgtgtgtgtgtaatgaagtGTTGAAATCTGCAGGCGCCGTATATCTAGTTCTCCTCTGGGCTGTGGCTCGCCATCAATGTCTCGATCCAGGCTCCAACATCCAGGTAGATCAAAGGTTCAAAGggtccaacaaaaaaaacctgaccTACAGTAAGTAAGGTCAGAACAATCAtttagcttttttcttttagctttcAATCATGAACTAGAATTTAATTCATGTTAAATCAtcatattaaactgaacattgtaatacgatatcacaatattggtAAACTATTCTCAAAATATATTTCGAGATAATGATTGAAAAACCTCTTCAATATAATGTCAAAATACTGCTTCCACATAATAGAACACAAAATAACAGATACTAGTAAGCAGACACTTTGTGTACCCTTGGCCATGTGAAGGCATGtttaaacacatctcaaataaAATGTAGCACATAAggatattttaaatattaatgtgCCCAAAATACACAGATAAAAGTGCTAAATCAACACATTCCACAGTTAAGTGTGTAACAATTATctaaacaaacatattacacAGCACTGGATTAAGTCTGCAGCTTTAACATACCAAGCTAATGGTTTTAGCGTTAGTGAATGGCGTCTGCCATTGTGCTAGTTAGCATCTCAGCTAGCGCTCCAGGTGCACTAGTGTTAGTGGCTAGCGCTATCGTTAGCGGTTAGCATGGTAAAAACGATCGCTCACCGATGCGTTTTCTTCGTGAGGGACACGTCAGTTCTCTCCGGCTGCACTCTCACAGGTCCAGGGCTCCACACTGGAttgtttttaagagttttttATTCTGAGTTTTAACAACTTCTATTGGAATGTCTTGACGAGGTAGGTATCGTTCGACGTGGGGTTTGCTCTCTGTTCTTCCAACAGCTCAAGGGGAAGTGAACTCTGCTCCGTGCAGGTCAACAGTCCGAGCTTCttcctgattggctgacagcACATCCCCAACCCACctccttcaaaataaacttcctatttattttctctctcagttgaattgctttttagacaaatatgtttttaatctttaacattaataacataCTTAATGAATTGACTTTTTAATATAAACTTAGCTCTTAATATAGATTTTTAACCTTGGTTACACAATGCCTAACCACAAcaaatcgagctgcttcgtagggcaggTCTTGCCAAGAAACCAATTGGGACTCATAATAACTGATAGActgatggtttatccaatcgccagccaggtattttttgaaagtgcctgtcCTTTCCCAAATAGTTTCCCATGccggcttctcagatggttctgtgtaacaaaccatctggcacaCCACGTTAGCTAAATCATGCCAATTGTCAAAATGTAGCTTGTTTGTTAAAATTTCAGCCAATGGCAtcgtctggctatcaccagaccgagctcaatcttttaagactgaacattagtctggggagtctgctctggatattctctgcacaagaggcgtgatcaacggtaatagttcaaatgactctgtacgcaattagatagtccttcaaccaatcagaccaacgatccgggtgacgtagcaaagacagcggcatcaacgggttgctgccatggatgtattaagagtgCTGGCTCATGGATGTATTGGCTGCACTTCgctggccgccatgttgaatgtaaacaaaaacttCCAATATCGTGATCGTGTTAAACCCCCCAATAGcacgccaggtggataagccagtttgtgattggtccctgcAGATTTGTAATGGAagcaggtttccagcctgagctgcagggagaaatccaatcgccggcagatcaggctgggtttacccagtctaccaATGGCCATTAGATCTCGTGAAATGCCTGCTAGCTATAGCTAACCACTGTAAGTTGGCCTGTATGCATCCTTTTAGGTCTTTAAAAGAGTGAGTGATTTGGGGCTAACAGCGGTAAGTGAGTGTAAGAGCATGTCAAGGACAGTTGACTAGGGTGGTCTTTCTGCTATCAGTCTTATTAGAGTAAAAACTAAACCAACACTTGTAACCACCTCAGTACCGTGAAATGCAGGGAGGCAGGGCCAAGTAAAACAGAGTGAGGCGCTGAATGCAGAACTGAGAATTAAAGCCCTATCAACTCAATATATTAGTAACTGCTTAGGGAGTGTTGCCTGTCAGATAGGGAGAGACTTGGACCTGATGAACCTATTTGAGGGAAAACAGATACTAgcagaaaggtgtgtgtgtgtgtgtgtgtgtgtgtgtgtgagtgagtgaaggTGTGTTTACAATAGACGAGGAGAGGAAACCAATGAACGCATGTCTGCTAGGAGCACAGCCAGATCCACTCAAGGTGAACCCTAAACTGATTTCTACAGCTTTAGAGCTGTTCGCCTCGAGCTGAGCTGTCTAACCAAACTCCAGCTGAAAGAGCTACCGCAACCTCCAAACTTGGTTCAGATTTTATAACATCAAAGACCAATTCCATCATAAAATACACATGCTTTAAGAGTCCTTGAGCTTTTGGTTTCATTGTAATACATCAAATCATTTGACAATTTGTTGTAGCTTTAGTAGATGATCACCACAAAAATCtatcttgtcaggcttcaagtaaagCGTTTGTGTCCGAACAGAACCGTACTGAACCAATCAGCCTCtggtgaggagctactggcagctacagCTACGTAGTTTAGGTGTTTGTGATGGCTgcgactgtttttttttaaaggtcccatagcatgaacatttcactttatgaggttttttaacattattatgcattcccccagcctgtctatggtcccccagtggctagaaatggtgataggtgtaaactgagccctgggtatcctgctctgcctttgagaaaaggaaagctcagatgagccgttttggaatctgcttgttatgaggtcataacaagcaaggttacctcccctttctctgctttgctcgcccagagaatttggccaacccatgagagagagacatcatggctttcaaacgagaaaagtggcagttggtcaaggccacacccccaccctccaccttgccccccccccctctctcctcctcaatagcttcagacacagaaatggcacatcctaaggaaagatcattgtgggactggctctagtggctgtagttctgcaccaaagctgaatttcgggaaagagacttcagataccgtattaggggaccactaaggtctatataaaagagacttcagatacagtattaggggaccactaaggtctatataaaagacttcagatacagtattaggggaccactaaggtctatataaaagacttcagatacagtattaggggacctctaaggtctatataaaagacttcagatacagtattaggggaccactaaggtctatataaaagatactacagtattaggggaccactaaggtctatataaaagatactacagtattaggggaccactaaggtctatataaaagagacttcagatacagtattaggggaccactaaggtctatataaaagagacttcagatacagtattaggggaccactaaggtctatataaaagacttcagatacagtattaggggaccactaaggtctatataaaagacttcagatacagtattaggggaccactaaggtctatataaaagatactacagtattaggggaccactaaggtctatataaaagatactacagtattatgggaccactaaggtctatataaaagagacttcagatacagtattaggggaccactaaggtctatataaaagatactacagtattaggggaccactaaggtctatataaaagatactacagtattaggggaccactaaggtctatataaaagagacttcagatacagtattaggggaccactaaggtctatataaaagagacttcagatacagtattaggggaccactaaggtctatataaaagcatccaaagagcaccatgtcatgggacctttaaaacaacgATGGTGGACATGATAGATGCGTTATTTTGGAACCCACTGCAGTTCTAGGCAAGACCAGCCCTTCAATAGCATCCGTGTGCTATGAGTGAATATGCTTGTAGACCTGCACGCTTTTAAAGTTTGCCAATTTAATGGAGCTTCAGGCAAAATAATGCCTCAAAAGGTTAACAGAATTCCTACTTGTGAAAAAAGAGAACTAACCAAAAAGTCTGCTGTTTGCATGTTAACTCTTCATTTTATAGCCAAATCTGTTGCCTGCTTTATCAGTTAGCTGTGGTGGCCAAGTCTAACTGATTGCATTAACATTCAGTTATACTTGTTTGGATAAAGAGTTGATCAAGAGTTCACGATCAGCATTACATCCCCTCCAACTGAAGAAAGTAGTCCATGTAAATGTGAAAGTTTTTCAGACTCAAAACACCACTTTcggggcacctgggtagctcacctggtagagcaggctcCCATATGcggggcacctgggtagctcacctggtagagcaggctcCCATAtgctcagtcctcgacgcagcggctcaGGGtttgagtctctctctctctctctctctctctctctctctctctctctctctctctctctctctctctctccagctgccctgtctattaaaggctaaaatgGGTTGAAAACATTAAGGTTTTAGTCCGAGCTCCACTGTCTGGATGTAAAAGTTCTGTGTAGTAACAAAATCCAACTAACAAACGTCAAGCAATCCATGATTTCTTGCATTTAGATGAAATTTATAATTCATTAAAACTCCAAAGCAAAAGAGAACTTTCGGCCAtacatttatgtatgtgtgaaatatgtgtatatgtgtttgttgtgttatggttgtctgaGAGTtatgtaactgagagtgggtctgggaaaggttcattgacagctcatatccaaaggggcgtcacgaacggacgccactcaaacGCCTCTGGgctcattggatagtccttcaaccaatcagaccaacaatccGGGTGACGCTGTGCTTcagtggccgtcatgttgaatgtaaacaaaaagggTCGTCACTGTGCTATCATtgtcgtgtaaagcccgcctccacagttgtgattggtgtaaagcccgcctcagcggttgtgattggtgcctccaTTTTGGGGACATtagaaatgggtttgaatgggctcttcgccagactgacttgcagagcaaatctcaaatttgccggaagttcgtcagggttttctcAGGCTATTAAGCTACTGGATGCGTACAattttatctatctatatatctatctatctatctactgcaCTGTTAGAAAAAGTCTTTAGAAATATGGGCAAATATACTGTGTTAATATGAAGGAATTTTCTGTAATGATATTTTACAGGTGTTTTTCCATATATTGATTTTTTGGATTAACATACATAGTAATAGGTCCAAAGGATGTACTGTAAATCTACAGAATGTTCAATTCttggattaacagaaatgtctgtAAACTTAACAGAAAAGGTACTGGTAATTTTCTGCCAGGACATTATCTGTTTTTCCACGGTTTTTCTTACAGTGCTAGTTCACAGCAGGAAATAAGATGATTTATTTTGCACTTCAGTTTGGAAATGTACATTTAAAATTTAAGATAAGTGTGTCTCACCTTGGTCTTCTGAATATCAGGCCATACTGCTGGCAGGCCAGGCCAACAGTGGGGGTGTAAATGATGGGCATGAACCTTTCGATGTCTGACGCTAGCACCCGATAGAACAGTTTCTCGTTGCGGTCCTGGAGCCCCATCAGAAACACATATCTGGAAGTGACAGGGAGGAGAGCACAGCACGTTAATCTTTAACATCTCGTACTATACCTGCTGAACTGGGCAGGGGTTTATTAAAGTCAGATGTTaaatcctgtgtgtttgtgtgagacgTACCAAGCAAGATTGGAGGAACAGCAAGGAAAGACTTTAAAGAGAATGTGTCAGAGAAAAGAGATGACATGGCAGCAACACTGTAAAACCCAGCAAAAGCAGAAGCAGTGAGTAGTtacaaaacagagagaaagaaggaaagagaagaAAGGGACTCTGCACACATATTCAATAATTATAGATATGTGTTGGTTTTGTTCCAAATGATTGGAAAAATACACAGAATAACAATCAGCCCTTAAGATAGCCTACACAAGCTCTTTGTTGTGCAGACTGACTGGGAACTAAAGGGTTTGCATTGAACCAAAATTACGCAGAGCACGCCAGAAAGGGCTCTATTCCTAATCAGAGGAGTTTCCATAGAGCCAAGAGCACAAGGTGCCTCTTGTTAAGGGAATAAAAAGCTGCTATAGGTTAGGCCACAGCAGCTGCACAATACATGGTGATGATAGTTGCTCTTGAGGAGTACTGTTTTCATATTGGTGAACCAAATTAGCTTCTGTCACATGAAATTCATCACATTTCTGTATGCCTTACAGTATGGAGATGAAACCAATTTGCCATAGATTGATTATTTGCTGTAGACtcaagcatatatatatatatatatatatatatatatatatatatatatactgtatatacacattcCTGTTCCTAACGTAAATGtagaacaaatgttttttttttttttttttttggaaagaaaGTCTTAACTCATGGTCTACTTAGAAgctttttccagagctttcaacTGCTGATAGTTTACAGAGTTGTCATGGCAATAGGCTGTGTGATGACAGCTGTGCAATCTCCATGCAATTTagcaaactccatctgctgatgagGACCATGAAATGTTGCAGAAAGCAAAGTAAAAGAAGCGTTTTAGGGATAAGAACAATATCATTACAAAACAGTTCATATTCCTAGTATATATTAGCTCATACTAATGATTAATCATTTGCAACGTTGTATGGGGGTGACTACTTCCCTCATTCATTTAAATCTACATGTGGGCAGCGTCGTACCTTTCCAACAGAATGGTAAACATTGATGAAAAGCGGCTGAGATTAGAGCTTTAACAATTAGTCCACTAACAGaaagattaatcaattcatCAATTAGTCAAGaactaattaagactatcagctccacaccaGTCTCTCCGTATTTctcagtagggttgggtaccaaaacgcGGTGCCCCAACACGGTAGTAACAAGACCGAATAAGAATGTAaatttcggtgccaaatttcgatgcctgactttttgtttttcagaagcatcactgcacaggacgctacgttaccgttagctagtaactGGAATAAATCCACtgattaaaatgctgacagcttacgttaagcggtgtaaagtgtgactttATTTCCCTGGAGAGGAtcccaacagcgggacgtaacggtctgactgcagctgcagaaaaacaacacagacggtgtgtTCACTTAAAACTCGCCAGACTTGtagtgcattcaaagttattgcaaaatacccttttcccatctggtgcttgtttttgttgtttaccagcaatttactggtgaaataagtcattgttataagttacttttattacattattaatcaatcatttaattttgaccatatggccttagcaataaacaagctgttctttaatgtcgccaactgttgttttgtgctccttttttatattttatattatatacattatgaatatattatattattatatatatatatttcggttcaggcacggttcaggcaccggttcaggcaccggttcaggcaccgtttaggatCCGGTcgccgttttaaaagtatcattttagcaccggtattggaaagaaaaaaaaacgatacccaaccctatttctcagtatggctatgttcagaagattggggcGTCCGGGGACTTCGCgagcagaaactcaagtgaagataatgacctcttctgaagagtccatcatgtttttttaatcctccgtgtcctccttggctactagcaactgatcatggaaggcttgtatcatgtggatgcgccagcagttttattgtcattatttagAATTCCTCGTGGGttgcgacagaaactacgcaaaCCTGCAGCTAATAGTTTTCCTTGTATTACATTATGGTAAACTGGACCTTAggaaactgtgttttttttttaccttttttggaCCAAATGATGATTCAAATATTTGAGAAAATGATGGCCAAAATAATTGACAATAAAAATGTACTAtttgttagttgcagccgtaGGTGCAATATCTTGAGTATACATCGAGATGACTTTAGAAATCTCCCTTTAAAGCCACATACTTTAGACAAATAATAATAGCATTTACCAACTGCTTTGTTGGCGGAGTGGAAGCATGTTGTGACGAGTAAACTGATCTCTGACTTAGCAAACAAAGCTATAATCAAATCCCCACATCAAATCCTAACATATTACTGCAGTGTGCCATTGTTTGATTTCATGCTGGCAGACATTACAAAATATTTCTTTCTCCATTCTTAACCTTAAAAGGCGTGAGCTCTACCCGCACACAGGAAACAGGACTATTTACAGTACACACTGCTTTATAAAGCAGGATCCATGCTGACttactgcagtgtttcctttaaaGTCCACCTACTGAAGCAACCAGGACATA
This window of the Perca flavescens isolate YP-PL-M2 chromosome 6, PFLA_1.0, whole genome shotgun sequence genome carries:
- the LOC114556523 gene encoding paraneoplastic antigen Ma1-like, whose amino-acid sequence is MTLSPSELNPLEVQKIVVEHIVRSEDKPSHSHSTLRLRAFSGKIPRPYSEVDYDAWRSHVDLMMKDFSISDLEKTRKILESLLIPASDVVRHLGPEAPPTAYLQMLDSAFATVEEVEELFLRFMNTFQDSGENPSSYLQRLQVSLCKAVRRGGVPAQDVDSHLLRQFCRGCWDNVLLKDLCLEHKKQNPPSFAELLMLLRTEEERQEAKAMRMKQHLGTTKQKAVSHVQTVCNCGETQAEPDTSSINELRKQVADLKSQLTSFMKKKRTVPPKRETSKVVKTQKPDHATTETNLTSHKGATSRPKPWYCFRCGEDGHVVATCESDANPALVAAKRKELRRQQLWEAQNTPTFPLN